A genomic stretch from Patescibacteria group bacterium includes:
- a CDS encoding fibronectin type III domain-containing protein has protein sequence MIKVKRLPTILGIIILIIGLAAGVFLVTQGQNIFLRATPETTPNQIKVTNISDNSFTISWTTQKETSGFVKYGEASSLDVTLADDRDQVSGETGSFTTHYVTLVNLKPNTNYFFKIGSAGKIFPTQGKPYEAKSAPVAQGLLPPSDVASGTVKKSDGTPVEGAIVYLSMANTSPLSVLVRSSGSWLIPLNTARTTDLALFIEYDKEAQVIDILVEGGSLGHSSVITTTKNDNPVPQITLGKSDDFRQYTEPPEITPPAEISLTPSPTSTPSGFSPELEPTPTATPTGELSIIDPEQGEDLNALKPEFTGTGPPGKLVEIIVESPSYTGTIKVNDEGSWDWSPPTDLEPGTHTVKITYGGQTVSRTFTVLAAGESDLPAYTATPSATTTPLPTSTPTPTTAPRTEMPSTESGVPDSGFMMPTFLVFILGSGLILVGFFLKNFLFSP, from the coding sequence GTGTTTTCCTTGTCACTCAGGGACAAAACATCTTTCTTCGAGCGACACCAGAGACTACTCCTAATCAAATTAAAGTAACCAATATTTCTGATAATTCTTTCACCATATCTTGGACCACCCAAAAGGAGACGAGTGGTTTCGTTAAATATGGTGAGGCCTCATCCTTAGATGTAACCTTAGCTGATGATCGAGATCAAGTCTCGGGTGAAACCGGCTCATTTACCACTCATTATGTGACTTTAGTCAATCTGAAACCAAACACAAACTACTTTTTTAAGATTGGTTCTGCAGGGAAAATCTTTCCCACTCAAGGTAAACCCTACGAAGCTAAATCTGCTCCCGTTGCCCAAGGATTACTGCCGCCGAGCGACGTTGCTTCAGGAACGGTAAAAAAGTCTGATGGCACACCAGTCGAAGGAGCGATTGTTTATTTATCAATGGCGAACACCTCTCCTCTCTCTGTTCTTGTAAGGTCATCAGGCAGCTGGCTTATTCCCTTAAATACCGCCAGAACCACCGACTTGGCCTTATTTATTGAATATGACAAAGAGGCCCAAGTGATCGATATTCTGGTTGAAGGCGGTAGCCTAGGACATTCTTCGGTAATCACCACCACTAAGAATGATAACCCTGTTCCCCAAATCACTTTAGGAAAAAGTGATGACTTTCGCCAGTACACTGAACCTCCAGAAATTACGCCTCCGGCGGAAATTTCTCTGACTCCCAGTCCCACCTCAACTCCCTCAGGGTTTAGCCCTGAGTTAGAACCCACTCCGACCGCCACTCCAACTGGCGAACTGAGTATTATTGACCCTGAACAAGGTGAAGACCTTAATGCCCTCAAACCAGAGTTTACTGGTACCGGGCCACCGGGCAAATTAGTCGAAATTATCGTCGAGTCACCCTCCTACACCGGAACAATTAAAGTTAACGATGAAGGTAGTTGGGACTGGTCACCACCTACGGATTTAGAACCAGGCACTCACACAGTCAAAATTACTTATGGTGGTCAAACTGTCAGCAGAACCTTCACTGTTTTAGCTGCAGGCGAAAGTGATTTGCCTGCTTACACAGCGACGCCTTCAGCAACGACTACCCCTTTACCCACCTCAACGCCTACACCAACAACAGCACCAAGAACAGAAATGCCTTCCACTGAGTCTGGGGTTCCTGACTCTGGCTTCATGATGCCAACTTTCTTAGTTTTTATTCTCGGCAGCGGATTAATTTTAGTTGGATTTTTCCTTAAAAATTTCCTCTTCTCTCCCTAA